The Rhizobium leguminosarum genome includes a window with the following:
- a CDS encoding reverse transcriptase N-terminal domain-containing protein, translating to MRKSSANGTKGQTDWNAINWRQVNRRVRNLRQRTFRASRETSPRSVLYRN from the coding sequence GTGCGGAAATCCTCTGCAAACGGAACCAAGGGACAGACCGATTGGAATGCCATCAACTGGCGGCAGGTCAATCGACGCGTTCGCAATCTGAGACAGCGTACCTTCCGGGCGTCCCGTGAGACCTCGCCAAGGTCCGTTCTCTACAGAAACTGA
- a CDS encoding hydrogenase maturation protein — protein sequence MRILLLCHSFNSLSQRLHVDLRRAGHEVSVELDIHDDLTREAVALFSPHLIIAPFLKRPIPADVWRRTLCLIVHPGIRGDKGPSALDWAILESEARWGVTLIEAREEMDAGPVWAWREFPMRPARKSSLYRREVTEAATACVFEALGRIERGEGPVMPANWGRGRERSACRKSDRMLDPALHSAEEALRIIRASDGDPGALLTIVGQTFLVFDAEPAEGLAGPPGTLVGRSRQAVAMAFREGALWVAHLRRPEARSLKLPALRLLGVDADVLPIVARPQPCRYREENGVGVLEFRFHNGAMSSEDCDILREAIVTAKARALPVLVLRGDADCWSNGIHLGIIESADSAADESWRNINAMNELVREIIVTEDRLVIAAVLGNAGAGGVFLSLAADEVWMREGVILNPHYKDMGNLYGSEYWTYLLPARVGEDRARRVMQARLPMGIDEALEFGLATRRLPGNIDAAEQVLHRAVAELAVSPELAGRIAAKQARRGRDEAEKPLAAYREEELRRMQRNFYGFDPSYHVARYNFIRKTPKSRTPLTLAIHRATGNEADRGRTMR from the coding sequence ATGCGCATCCTGCTTCTCTGCCACAGCTTCAACTCGCTCTCCCAGCGCTTGCATGTCGATCTGAGGCGGGCAGGACACGAAGTGTCGGTCGAACTTGACATCCATGACGACCTCACCCGCGAGGCCGTCGCACTCTTCTCGCCGCATCTCATAATTGCCCCCTTCCTCAAGCGGCCGATCCCGGCCGACGTCTGGCGCCGGACGCTCTGTCTGATCGTTCATCCAGGCATCCGGGGCGACAAGGGACCGAGTGCGCTTGACTGGGCGATCCTCGAAAGCGAGGCGCGCTGGGGCGTGACGCTCATCGAGGCCCGGGAAGAAATGGATGCCGGCCCCGTCTGGGCGTGGCGGGAGTTCCCGATGCGCCCCGCGCGGAAATCGAGCCTCTATCGCCGCGAGGTAACGGAGGCGGCCACGGCCTGCGTCTTCGAGGCGCTCGGTCGCATCGAGCGCGGGGAAGGTCCGGTCATGCCGGCCAATTGGGGCCGCGGGCGCGAGCGGTCCGCTTGCCGGAAGTCCGACCGCATGCTCGATCCCGCGCTTCATTCCGCCGAGGAAGCGCTCCGGATAATCCGGGCCTCGGACGGAGATCCCGGCGCGTTGCTGACGATCGTCGGCCAGACATTCCTGGTGTTCGACGCCGAGCCAGCGGAGGGGCTCGCGGGGCCGCCCGGCACTCTGGTCGGACGGTCACGGCAGGCGGTGGCCATGGCCTTCCGCGAAGGCGCGCTTTGGGTCGCCCATCTTCGCCGGCCGGAAGCGCGGAGCCTGAAACTGCCGGCGCTGCGGCTTCTTGGGGTAGACGCGGACGTTCTGCCGATCGTGGCGCGGCCGCAACCCTGCCGCTACCGCGAGGAGAATGGTGTCGGCGTCCTCGAGTTCCGCTTCCACAACGGTGCGATGTCGTCGGAGGATTGTGATATTTTGCGGGAAGCGATCGTGACGGCGAAGGCGCGCGCGCTTCCGGTTCTTGTGCTGCGGGGCGACGCGGATTGCTGGTCGAACGGCATCCATCTCGGCATCATCGAGAGCGCCGACAGCGCCGCCGACGAATCTTGGCGCAACATTAACGCGATGAACGAGCTGGTGCGCGAGATCATCGTGACCGAAGATCGGCTGGTGATCGCCGCCGTGCTCGGCAACGCCGGCGCCGGCGGCGTCTTCCTTTCGCTCGCTGCCGACGAGGTGTGGATGCGCGAGGGCGTCATTCTTAATCCGCATTACAAGGACATGGGCAATCTTTACGGTTCGGAATACTGGACCTATCTCCTGCCCGCCCGCGTCGGCGAGGATCGCGCCCGCCGCGTAATGCAGGCGAGGCTGCCGATGGGGATCGACGAGGCCCTTGAGTTTGGGCTCGCGACTCGGCGCCTGCCGGGCAATATCGACGCTGCCGAGCAGGTATTGCACCGCGCCGTCGCGGAACTCGCGGTGTCTCCCGAACTTGCCGGACGCATTGCCGCCAAGCAGGCACGGCGCGGCCGCGACGAGGCCGAGAAACCGCTTGCCGCCTATCGCGAGGAGGAATTGCGGCGCATGCAGCGCAATTTCTACGGCTTCGATCCGAGCTATCACGTGGCGCGCTACAACTTTATCCGCAAGACGCCCAAGTCGCGCACGCCCCTCACGCTCGCGATCCACCGTGCAACCGGCAACGAGGCGGACCGCGGGAGGACCATGCGATGA
- a CDS encoding cyclase family protein, producing the protein MTRIVDLSVPIANGVAADPPGNEPKIQYTDHQQSLNGILAFFPGLTADQLPDGQGWAVERVDLSTHNGTHLDAPWHFHPTQDHGKPSMRIDEIPLDWCFQPGVKLDFRHLPDGHVVSAQEVEAELARINHTLSPMEIVVVNTAAGMKFGQPDYVASGCGMGYEATMFLLDHGVRVTGTDGWSWDAPFLHTAKKFAATGDAALIWEGHKAGRHTGYCHIEKLHNLEALPATGFRIACFPVKIERASAGWCRAVAIFD; encoded by the coding sequence ATGACCCGGATTGTAGATCTGTCGGTGCCAATCGCCAACGGCGTAGCTGCCGATCCGCCAGGCAATGAACCCAAAATTCAATATACTGACCACCAGCAAAGCCTTAACGGAATACTGGCCTTTTTTCCCGGCCTGACTGCCGATCAACTGCCCGATGGCCAGGGGTGGGCGGTCGAACGCGTCGATTTGTCCACACATAATGGCACTCATCTCGACGCACCGTGGCACTTTCACCCCACCCAGGATCACGGTAAACCCTCGATGCGGATAGATGAAATCCCGCTGGACTGGTGTTTTCAGCCCGGTGTCAAACTGGACTTCCGCCACCTTCCCGATGGGCATGTCGTCAGCGCGCAAGAGGTTGAAGCCGAACTGGCGCGCATCAACCATACGCTCAGTCCGATGGAAATCGTGGTGGTGAACACCGCAGCCGGTATGAAGTTCGGACAACCTGATTACGTCGCCAGCGGCTGCGGCATGGGATACGAGGCAACCATGTTTCTGCTGGACCACGGGGTCAGGGTGACCGGCACCGACGGCTGGTCCTGGGACGCGCCATTTCTCCATACAGCAAAGAAGTTTGCCGCAACCGGAGATGCCGCGCTGATCTGGGAAGGACACAAGGCAGGGCGCCACACCGGTTACTGCCATATCGAAAAGCTGCACAATCTCGAGGCTCTGCCTGCGACGGGCTTTCGCATTGCCTGTTTCCCGGTGAAGATCGAGCGAGCCTCCGCGGGCTGGTGCCGCGCGGTGGCGATTTTCGATTGA
- a CDS encoding nuclear transport factor 2 family protein, protein MSLKNFMRAGVFAAVAIISLAGAAHAGPAKNRELVIRAVVGLFIDHDPAVVDKYWSQKYIQHNPMFPNGRDVIKGFVSNTPPGFKYEMGAVVADGNIVMVRGRYTGFGPKPMIAVDMFRVEKGKIIEHWDVLQEEVPANQTKSGNPMFVPGM, encoded by the coding sequence ATGTCTTTGAAGAACTTCATGCGCGCTGGCGTATTTGCGGCTGTCGCCATCATAAGCCTTGCAGGCGCTGCACATGCGGGTCCTGCAAAAAACAGGGAACTGGTCATCAGGGCTGTTGTCGGCCTCTTCATCGATCACGATCCGGCGGTCGTCGACAAATACTGGAGCCAGAAATATATCCAACACAATCCCATGTTTCCCAACGGCAGGGACGTCATCAAGGGATTTGTATCCAACACTCCGCCGGGCTTCAAATATGAAATGGGTGCCGTTGTCGCCGACGGCAACATTGTCATGGTGCGCGGTCGGTACACAGGTTTTGGTCCCAAACCGATGATCGCGGTCGATATGTTCCGCGTTGAAAAAGGAAAGATCATCGAACACTGGGACGTGCTTCAGGAGGAGGTTCCAGCCAACCAAACCAAAAGCGGCAACCCGATGTTCGTTCCGGGGATGTAA
- a CDS encoding MFS transporter, producing MNSTIKERLPTHALAILGVTLFYRVATSMGPLAILLTLTEKLSLSIASLALTGWTLAGALSQPLWISVANRAGLQRTLLALGSVSFASHAGIGVVDGALAAVVLSTVAGASLPPVTAQARALLAHILGSSRLRAAFDAEAALASSAFVIAPLIVAVSSLAGKVGPTVGCAILLGAVSLAFGYVGRGIERGSKENSELSKREDDARMGWRTLALIFSGTTAYGMLACVEVATVARVDDRTGTALVLSAWAATSFVGGLCFSRLKNADRLRFALLPVPVAACAIMATFTTSNLGLFSLVLVLSGFAVAPTTALLTSEVARVTPAFQQGKAFGWLQAGSWLGSAAATAVAGSIATRSLSFVLLFAALLASLSVVAIVSCRWRGSGAGEAQGADAARKQ from the coding sequence ATGAACTCAACTATCAAGGAAAGATTGCCAACACATGCGCTTGCGATTCTTGGCGTGACGCTGTTCTATCGCGTCGCCACGAGCATGGGGCCGTTGGCGATCCTTCTCACGCTCACCGAGAAGCTGTCGCTTTCGATTGCATCGCTTGCGCTCACCGGATGGACTTTGGCTGGCGCTCTCAGTCAACCCCTTTGGATTTCGGTTGCCAACAGGGCCGGTCTGCAGCGAACGCTGTTGGCGTTGGGCTCGGTGAGCTTTGCGAGCCATGCTGGGATCGGTGTCGTCGACGGCGCACTTGCTGCGGTGGTTTTGTCTACCGTTGCTGGTGCATCACTTCCACCCGTCACAGCACAGGCACGCGCGCTCTTGGCGCACATCCTTGGTAGCAGTCGTCTCCGAGCCGCCTTCGATGCAGAGGCTGCTTTGGCCAGTTCCGCATTTGTCATCGCTCCCTTGATCGTGGCTGTTTCCAGCCTGGCCGGGAAAGTGGGGCCGACAGTTGGCTGCGCAATCCTACTAGGCGCGGTTTCGCTCGCCTTTGGGTATGTGGGTCGCGGGATTGAGCGTGGATCGAAAGAGAATAGCGAACTTTCGAAACGCGAAGACGACGCAAGAATGGGCTGGCGAACTCTCGCATTAATCTTTTCGGGAACGACAGCTTACGGGATGCTTGCCTGCGTCGAGGTCGCGACTGTTGCGAGGGTCGATGACCGAACAGGAACGGCGTTGGTATTGTCCGCATGGGCGGCAACCTCGTTTGTTGGCGGGTTGTGCTTCAGCCGTCTTAAGAACGCTGATCGCCTTCGCTTCGCGCTCCTGCCTGTTCCAGTTGCAGCATGCGCTATCATGGCGACCTTCACGACCAGCAATCTGGGCTTATTTTCGCTCGTTCTTGTTCTGAGTGGTTTTGCAGTGGCGCCGACGACAGCGCTTCTGACTTCGGAAGTCGCCCGGGTTACCCCCGCTTTTCAGCAGGGGAAGGCATTCGGATGGCTGCAGGCCGGATCATGGCTCGGCTCGGCAGCTGCAACTGCGGTCGCAGGATCCATTGCAACGCGCTCGCTTTCTTTCGTCCTCCTTTTCGCTGCACTCCTGGCATCGCTCTCCGTTGTCGCGATCGTTTCCTGCCGTTGGCGGGGCTCCGGAGCAGGTGAGGCACAAGGTGCCGACGCGGCACGCAAACAGTGA
- a CDS encoding ArdC-like ssDNA-binding domain-containing protein, which produces MSRKSEGERADLYARITDRIVADLGKGVKPWMKPWPPDYPAPTPQRSALFGHEHSLVMVGGNGARFTSPMWMTFKQAVRRESRMKGVTHGSMSSVQLCRRFPHAVLVTARCEAGMKAQDGNAANAFYRARRRSEGRTRVNSH; this is translated from the coding sequence ATGAGCAGGAAATCCGAAGGCGAACGCGCCGACCTCTATGCGCGGATCACGGATAGGATCGTTGCAGATCTCGGGAAGGGCGTAAAACCCTGGATGAAGCCATGGCCGCCGGATTACCCGGCCCCCACGCCACAACGGTCAGCCCTATTCGGGCATGAACATTCTCTTGTTATGGTCGGAGGGAATGGCGCGCGCTTCACGTCACCCATGTGGATGACGTTCAAGCAGGCGGTGCGACGTGAAAGTCGCATGAAAGGAGTGACCCATGGGTCCATGAGTAGTGTTCAACTCTGTCGCCGCTTTCCCCATGCGGTGCTGGTTACGGCGCGGTGTGAAGCGGGAATGAAAGCCCAAGATGGAAATGCAGCCAACGCATTTTATCGGGCGAGGCGAAGGTCGGAAGGGCGAACGCGAGTGAATTCTCATTGA
- the tnpA gene encoding IS66-like element accessory protein TnpA, translating to MRVEILGQERRRRWREEDKLAIVMSVGVAGATITEVAHRHDLTRQQIYAWRSELKKKGLLSASANALFIPVDMNAVQTDVPELRESCCGMIELRLSCGRTLRFESSVAPGTLTQIIRQWKQHDWAWDRRSGVTPRSAIISSRSR from the coding sequence ATGCGCGTTGAAATTCTTGGGCAGGAACGTCGACGGCGGTGGCGCGAAGAAGACAAGCTTGCGATTGTCATGTCGGTTGGGGTTGCTGGAGCCACGATCACAGAGGTTGCTCATCGTCACGATTTAACGCGGCAGCAGATATACGCCTGGCGTAGCGAGCTCAAGAAGAAGGGGCTTTTGTCGGCATCTGCGAATGCATTGTTCATTCCAGTCGATATGAATGCCGTGCAGACTGATGTCCCTGAACTCAGGGAGAGCTGCTGCGGGATGATCGAGCTACGATTGAGCTGCGGCCGCACACTTCGCTTCGAGAGTTCGGTGGCGCCCGGCACCCTGACGCAGATTATCCGGCAGTGGAAGCAGCATGATTGGGCCTGGGACCGGCGTTCGGGTGTAACGCCGCGCTCGGCCATAATCTCTTCCAGATCACGATAG
- a CDS encoding DUF1839 family protein: MGLSKSMTSLFSGVFSGIDPETYRAHALHSGERAWPETNCYVDLWIEVLATSGVAPEAMLGFTLTQDFEGDQFTFFKVPLEDLEALYGIRATELAIYDRVERHVEVQIARARLCLIEMDSFYMPDTRGTAYRQEHGKTTVAINRLDVAAKRVDYFHNAGYFRLEGEDFDGLFQLHLTENDPPFLPYTEFARFPEKPADEAHLRATARRLAGFHFARCPRENPIHAFASVFPQQVEAVAERPFGFFHKYAFNTLRQVGANFELAADYLTWLSPGEFAAAAEHAGRISEVAKSVQFQLARAVTRKKFEPLQAALDPAADAWDSMMASLAGRI; encoded by the coding sequence GTGGGGCTGAGCAAATCGATGACATCGCTATTTTCGGGGGTATTTTCGGGAATCGACCCGGAAACCTACCGGGCGCATGCGCTGCATTCCGGCGAGCGCGCCTGGCCGGAAACCAATTGCTATGTCGATCTCTGGATCGAGGTTCTGGCGACATCAGGCGTTGCGCCAGAGGCGATGCTGGGTTTTACCCTGACGCAGGATTTCGAGGGCGACCAGTTCACTTTCTTCAAAGTGCCGCTAGAGGATCTCGAGGCGCTCTACGGCATTCGTGCGACCGAGCTTGCCATCTACGACCGCGTCGAACGCCATGTCGAGGTTCAGATCGCGCGAGCCCGCCTTTGCCTGATCGAAATGGATTCCTTCTACATGCCGGATACGCGCGGCACCGCCTACCGGCAGGAGCACGGCAAGACGACGGTTGCGATCAACCGGCTGGACGTTGCGGCCAAGCGCGTCGATTATTTCCACAATGCCGGCTATTTTCGTCTCGAAGGCGAGGATTTCGACGGGCTGTTCCAGCTGCATCTGACGGAAAACGACCCGCCGTTCCTGCCGTATACGGAATTTGCACGATTCCCGGAAAAACCGGCAGACGAAGCGCATCTGCGCGCGACCGCGCGGCGGCTTGCCGGTTTTCATTTTGCCCGGTGTCCCCGCGAAAACCCGATCCACGCCTTTGCAAGCGTCTTTCCGCAACAGGTCGAAGCGGTGGCGGAACGGCCGTTCGGCTTCTTCCACAAATACGCCTTCAACACGCTTCGCCAGGTGGGCGCCAATTTCGAGCTGGCGGCCGATTACCTCACCTGGCTTTCCCCTGGTGAATTCGCGGCTGCCGCCGAGCATGCCGGGCGCATTTCGGAGGTGGCGAAATCGGTGCAGTTCCAGCTTGCCCGCGCCGTCACCCGCAAGAAGTTCGAGCCGTTGCAGGCAGCACTTGATCCGGCCGCCGATGCATGGGATTCCATGATGGCGTCGCTTGCGGGGCGAATCTGA
- a CDS encoding LexA family protein, whose amino-acid sequence MNPKMSPSLDPQAATARRGLTQIQGQYLAFIYAYSRIFKQPPAEADMRRHFGVTAPSVHQMVLTLEKAGFISRVPGAARSIQLLIPPEALPILR is encoded by the coding sequence ATGAATCCCAAAATGAGTCCCTCACTTGACCCGCAAGCCGCAACGGCAAGACGGGGCCTTACGCAGATCCAAGGCCAGTACCTGGCCTTCATCTACGCCTACAGCCGCATCTTCAAACAGCCTCCGGCCGAAGCCGACATGCGTCGCCACTTCGGCGTTACGGCTCCGTCTGTTCACCAGATGGTGCTGACCCTCGAGAAGGCGGGTTTTATATCTCGCGTGCCAGGCGCCGCACGCAGCATCCAACTTCTCATCCCACCAGAAGCCCTGCCAATTCTACGATAA
- a CDS encoding glycoside hydrolase family 2 protein: protein MRGRLASIGAAESLLSEGWNLILTESGACAVPHDIPLSAQFIPAPVPGTVAAALEKAGLFDRENPEPLNTRDAWYLCRLFDAEPGDAILRFAGLATLCHVFLNGQEILFSESMFTAHEIPVTLSGGDELALCFRALGPRLSEPGPRARWRPQMITPPGLKNFRTTLLGHMPGWCPDIHAVGPWRPISMVQRHPVSIDNVSIRAVLEESGVGRLSVSLHSNAEDPAMLLRCGGMEQPFEKVGDSHYSAILKLSDIEAWWPHTHGAPRLYALTLVSDGVEYPLGRIGFRRIDVDRGADGDDFALLINGERIFCRGAVWTTADIARLPGGRADYEPFLRLAVAAGMNMIRIGGTMAYETPDFFALCDELGLLVWQDFMFANFDYPRNDKAFLGHVHAEVEEFLHGVQASPSLAVLCGGSEIHQQAAMLGLPAEFWSGPVTDEIIPAVVARMRPDVPYVPNSPYGGAMPFSPNAGIAHYYGVGAYMLPIADARRADVRFASESLAFAHVPQQRTLQRHLDVPAVHSPLWKARVPRDRSASWDFEDVRDFYLQLLYGFDPAELRREDPERYLDFSRAVTGEVIEETFAEWRRKGSACNGALVWTLQDLLPGPGWGVIDSTGEPKPVWYAMRRAFRPVQVVFTDEGTNGLDVHVINETDAALDVELEVVCLRGGKQQVVSGSRAFKLAARDTERLACTALFGAFFDATYAFRFGPPAHDASVARLRSLADGAILAESFHFPCGRGKALHDAGIEASFTRDDGDWFVDLRTDRLAQSVHIDVEGYRADDDWFHLAPGAMRRVMLHALSGAESDIPPAGEIRSLGSSHRVAIEG, encoded by the coding sequence ATGCGGGGGCGTTTGGCGAGCATCGGTGCCGCGGAAAGTCTACTTTCCGAAGGCTGGAACCTGATCCTGACGGAGTCGGGCGCCTGCGCCGTGCCGCACGACATCCCGTTGTCGGCACAGTTCATTCCAGCACCCGTTCCAGGCACCGTCGCCGCCGCGCTCGAAAAAGCCGGGCTCTTCGACCGGGAAAATCCCGAGCCGCTGAACACGCGGGATGCCTGGTATCTCTGCCGGCTTTTCGATGCCGAGCCCGGCGACGCGATCCTGCGTTTCGCAGGGCTGGCGACACTCTGCCACGTCTTCCTGAACGGCCAGGAAATCCTGTTTTCCGAGAGCATGTTCACGGCGCACGAGATTCCGGTGACGCTTTCGGGCGGCGATGAGCTGGCACTGTGCTTCCGGGCGCTCGGCCCCCGCCTGTCGGAGCCGGGCCCGCGCGCGCGCTGGCGGCCGCAAATGATCACGCCGCCAGGCTTGAAGAATTTCCGCACGACGCTACTCGGCCATATGCCGGGCTGGTGCCCCGATATCCATGCCGTCGGGCCATGGCGGCCGATTTCGATGGTGCAGCGTCATCCCGTCTCGATCGACAATGTCTCCATCCGCGCCGTATTGGAGGAGAGTGGCGTCGGCCGTCTCAGCGTGTCCCTGCATAGCAATGCGGAGGATCCGGCAATGCTGCTGCGCTGCGGCGGGATGGAGCAGCCCTTCGAAAAGGTCGGCGACAGTCATTACTCGGCTATCCTCAAGCTTTCCGACATCGAGGCCTGGTGGCCGCATACGCATGGCGCTCCGCGTCTCTACGCGCTGACGCTGGTTTCCGACGGCGTGGAATATCCGCTCGGCAGGATCGGCTTCCGACGTATCGACGTCGACCGCGGTGCCGATGGCGATGACTTCGCGCTCCTCATCAACGGCGAACGCATCTTCTGCCGCGGCGCCGTGTGGACGACGGCCGATATCGCGCGATTGCCGGGCGGGCGAGCGGATTATGAGCCGTTCCTGCGGCTTGCCGTTGCAGCCGGAATGAACATGATCCGCATCGGCGGCACCATGGCCTACGAAACGCCTGATTTCTTCGCGCTCTGCGACGAACTCGGTCTGCTCGTCTGGCAGGACTTCATGTTCGCCAACTTCGATTATCCGCGCAACGACAAGGCTTTTCTCGGCCACGTGCATGCGGAGGTCGAAGAATTCCTGCACGGCGTGCAGGCGTCGCCTTCGCTGGCCGTGCTTTGCGGCGGCAGCGAAATCCATCAGCAGGCGGCAATGCTCGGCCTGCCGGCGGAATTCTGGAGCGGGCCGGTCACCGATGAAATCATCCCGGCGGTCGTCGCGCGCATGCGCCCGGACGTGCCCTATGTCCCGAACTCGCCCTATGGCGGAGCGATGCCCTTTTCGCCGAATGCCGGTATCGCCCATTATTACGGCGTCGGCGCCTATATGCTGCCGATTGCCGATGCGCGCCGCGCCGATGTGCGTTTTGCCTCCGAAAGTCTCGCCTTCGCGCATGTGCCGCAGCAAAGGACGCTGCAACGTCATCTCGACGTGCCCGCCGTCCACAGCCCGCTATGGAAGGCCCGCGTGCCCCGCGACCGCAGTGCATCGTGGGATTTCGAGGATGTTCGCGACTTCTACCTGCAGCTTCTCTACGGTTTCGATCCGGCTGAGCTGCGCCGCGAAGATCCGGAACGCTATCTCGATTTCTCCCGCGCCGTTACCGGCGAGGTGATCGAGGAAACTTTTGCTGAATGGCGGCGCAAGGGCTCCGCCTGCAATGGCGCGCTCGTCTGGACGCTGCAGGACCTGCTGCCCGGTCCCGGCTGGGGAGTGATCGATTCCACCGGAGAGCCGAAGCCGGTCTGGTATGCGATGCGCCGTGCATTCCGGCCGGTGCAAGTGGTCTTCACCGACGAGGGAACGAACGGTCTCGACGTGCATGTCATCAACGAGACGGATGCAGCACTCGATGTCGAGCTCGAGGTCGTCTGCCTGCGCGGCGGAAAACAGCAGGTCGTCAGCGGCAGCAGGGCCTTCAAGCTTGCGGCAAGAGATACGGAGCGCCTTGCCTGCACCGCGCTGTTCGGTGCCTTCTTCGATGCGACCTATGCCTTCCGTTTCGGGCCGCCGGCGCATGATGCCAGTGTGGCGCGCCTGCGCTCGCTGGCGGACGGCGCCATTCTCGCCGAGAGCTTCCACTTCCCCTGCGGAAGGGGGAAGGCGCTGCATGACGCAGGGATCGAAGCATCATTTACCAGAGACGACGGCGACTGGTTCGTTGACCTCAGGACCGACCGGCTGGCGCAATCGGTGCATATCGATGTCGAAGGCTATCGAGCCGACGACGATTGGTTCCACCTTGCCCCCGGTGCGATGCGGCGTGTGATGCTCCACGCGCTGTCCGGCGCGGAAAGCGATATTCCGCCTGCGGGCGAGATCAGAAGTCTAGGCAGTTCGCATCGCGTCGCAATCGAGGGCTGA
- a CDS encoding IS630 family transposase has protein sequence MNIKFHIELSQSERDQLAALLSGGCHRSRKIKRAQILVAANEGFSDEVIAATLNVSGSTIYRTKRRFVEANLEGALSEEPRPGVERKLSSKEEALLVATACSKPPPGRARWTLELLADEMVRLTDHDQLSSETVRRRLAENHLKPWRKDMWCIPKIDGEYVARMEDVLDLYAETPDPQRPVVCFDESPTQLIGEVREPIAAKPGQLERYDCEYRRNGTVNLFVFMDAHRPWRRVKVTDRRTNQDFAECMRELVDVDYPDAPIIRVVMDNLSTHSAGALYDAFPAPQARRVLKRLEFHHTPKHASWLNMVEIEIGVLRSQCLDRRIDNKDTIIAEVAAWEQQRNAHGAKIQWMFTTENARKKLRKAYPVKES, from the coding sequence ATGAATATAAAGTTTCACATAGAGCTTAGCCAATCGGAACGTGACCAACTGGCCGCTTTGTTGAGCGGGGGGTGCCACAGGTCGCGCAAGATCAAGCGCGCCCAGATCCTGGTCGCAGCGAACGAAGGCTTCAGCGACGAGGTGATCGCGGCAACCTTGAACGTCAGCGGATCGACGATTTACCGGACCAAACGCCGGTTTGTGGAAGCCAATCTGGAAGGGGCGCTCAGCGAAGAACCGCGCCCGGGTGTTGAGCGCAAGCTATCGAGCAAGGAGGAGGCGCTGTTGGTAGCGACCGCCTGCTCAAAGCCGCCGCCCGGGCGAGCCCGCTGGACCCTGGAGCTTCTGGCAGATGAGATGGTCCGGCTCACCGATCATGACCAGTTGTCCTCGGAGACCGTGCGTCGCCGGCTGGCTGAGAACCATCTCAAGCCTTGGCGCAAAGACATGTGGTGCATCCCAAAGATCGATGGGGAATACGTCGCGCGCATGGAGGATGTTCTCGACCTCTACGCAGAAACGCCTGATCCACAAAGGCCCGTGGTCTGCTTCGACGAGAGCCCGACCCAACTCATCGGCGAAGTGCGCGAGCCCATTGCGGCCAAGCCTGGCCAGCTTGAACGCTACGATTGCGAGTATCGCCGAAACGGCACGGTCAATCTGTTTGTCTTCATGGACGCCCACCGGCCCTGGCGCAGGGTGAAGGTCACCGATCGGCGAACCAACCAAGACTTCGCCGAGTGCATGCGCGAACTGGTCGACGTCGATTATCCCGACGCGCCGATCATCCGCGTGGTGATGGACAACCTCTCCACTCATTCCGCCGGGGCGCTTTACGACGCATTTCCCGCCCCGCAAGCTCGAAGGGTGCTGAAGCGACTGGAGTTCCACCACACGCCCAAGCACGCCAGTTGGCTCAACATGGTCGAGATCGAGATCGGTGTCCTGCGTAGCCAATGCCTCGACCGTCGTATCGACAACAAAGACACCATAATCGCCGAAGTCGCAGCCTGGGAGCAGCAACGCAACGCCCACGGCGCAAAGATCCAATGGATGTTCACAACCGAAAATGCCCGCAAAAAGCTCCGTAAAGCTTACCCCGTCAAAGAGTCATAA
- the trxA gene encoding thioredoxin, translated as MATVKVDINNFQSEVLESAEPVVVDFWAEWCGPCKMIAPSLEEIAVEMEGKVKVAKLNIDENPELAAQFGVLSIPTLAIFKGGEVADISVGVKPKTALSNWISNAA; from the coding sequence ATGGCTACCGTGAAAGTTGATATCAATAATTTCCAGTCGGAAGTTCTGGAGTCCGCAGAACCCGTCGTCGTCGATTTCTGGGCTGAATGGTGCGGCCCGTGCAAGATGATTGCTCCGAGCCTCGAGGAAATCGCCGTCGAGATGGAAGGCAAGGTCAAGGTGGCCAAGCTGAATATCGATGAGAACCCGGAACTCGCTGCACAGTTCGGCGTGCTCTCCATTCCGACGCTTGCGATCTTCAAGGGCGGCGAAGTTGCCGATATCTCGGTTGGCGTAAAGCCGAAGACGGCCCTTTCGAACTGGATTTCGAACGCTGCCTGA